A part of Planococcus sp. MB-3u-03 genomic DNA contains:
- a CDS encoding YsnF/AvaK domain-containing protein: MANNKFMGTFDTETEVLKKIEDMKAQGSREEDMYVMARNEDQISMVRGRTDVDYKSSEGNWMDKFMGFLSGNEPTREAFSNMGVDEAEADRYYNEVQNGKILLFVDREFGANYEGAAPYDNTSYGNVDSTTSTTKVDNSAVARDGLTVDTNESNDMAYNTERDALGSETAGVDKERGTGFGLGAEDRTTTDAHAAGTHRATSDFNDDVTNRNRTVEDIDRDLERAGSEEERLRLHEERLQVNKERVQTGEVHVDKHVVEEEQTLEVPVEREEVYVERRPVNEETTGTHNYTEGEDIHVPVSEERVDVTKKDVVSEEISIGKNKVQDTEHVSETVRKEQADIHKDGDLVEEDEFDRKDRTDRTDRTDRDRL; the protein is encoded by the coding sequence ATGGCTAACAATAAATTCATGGGAACATTCGACACAGAAACAGAAGTACTGAAAAAAATCGAAGACATGAAAGCGCAAGGCTCACGTGAAGAAGACATGTACGTGATGGCCCGCAACGAAGACCAGATTTCAATGGTACGCGGAAGAACAGACGTGGATTATAAATCATCTGAAGGCAATTGGATGGATAAATTCATGGGCTTCCTATCAGGCAATGAACCGACGCGTGAAGCCTTCTCCAATATGGGTGTAGACGAAGCGGAAGCAGACCGCTACTATAACGAAGTGCAAAACGGCAAGATCCTCTTGTTCGTCGACCGCGAGTTCGGCGCGAACTATGAAGGGGCAGCGCCTTACGATAACACAAGCTACGGCAATGTCGACAGCACGACAAGTACTACGAAAGTCGACAACTCGGCAGTGGCACGTGATGGCTTGACTGTAGATACAAATGAAAGCAATGACATGGCGTACAACACAGAGCGCGACGCACTCGGCTCCGAAACGGCCGGCGTCGACAAAGAGCGCGGTACAGGATTTGGCCTGGGAGCGGAAGACCGCACTACAACTGACGCCCATGCGGCAGGCACTCACCGTGCAACTTCGGATTTCAATGATGATGTAACGAACCGCAACCGCACAGTCGAAGATATCGACCGCGACTTGGAACGTGCAGGATCTGAAGAAGAACGCCTGCGTTTGCATGAAGAGCGTTTGCAAGTCAATAAAGAACGCGTCCAAACGGGCGAAGTCCATGTCGACAAGCATGTCGTCGAGGAAGAGCAGACACTTGAAGTGCCGGTGGAGCGTGAGGAAGTATATGTGGAGCGCCGCCCGGTGAATGAAGAAACGACTGGCACGCATAACTATACGGAAGGCGAAGATATTCACGTACCGGTTTCCGAAGAGCGTGTAGACGTGACGAAGAAAGATGTAGTATCTGAAGAAATTTCCATCGGGAAAAACAAAGTACAGGATACAGAACATGTCAGTGAAACAGTCCGTAAAGAACAAGCTGACATCCATAAAGACGGCGACTTGGTTGAAGAAGACGAATTTGACCGCAAAGACCGTACAGACCGTACAGACCGTACAGACCGCGACAGATTATAA
- a CDS encoding YwbE family protein translates to MDGKKRSDVKPGLEVNVILKKDQRTGKKTKGVVKDLLTNSATHPHGIKVRLEDGQVGRVCEILDGK, encoded by the coding sequence ATGGACGGGAAAAAAAGAAGCGATGTAAAGCCAGGGCTTGAAGTGAACGTGATCTTGAAAAAAGACCAGCGGACCGGCAAGAAAACGAAAGGCGTCGTCAAGGATTTATTGACGAACTCCGCGACGCATCCTCACGGCATTAAAGTGCGCCTCGAGGATGGGCAAGTCGGCCGTGTTTGTGAAATTCTGGACGGCAAGTGA
- a CDS encoding IucA/IucC family C-terminal-domain containing protein, translated as MHLPMAVKQALQMQSVIVDRLPAHPFSSSNPEILIEELKDWSGTENNGVAVSYFFRQIALFVTAQFSLIHQQGGYFKTPPEKLGYGRIQNYGLPLISFHVESADFIEIPAEQRSEAFRYVLIGQTDALLRQLRRHAKISPITCWENVLGSLAWYYANLQRHYPRMAAEDLEWLMEDQNWEPLRKSQWRNFIGTTPLERAVSVPMRKTCCLYKELAAFDTCTFCPQPH; from the coding sequence ATGCACTTGCCTATGGCCGTTAAACAAGCACTCCAAATGCAATCGGTCATCGTCGACCGGCTTCCTGCCCATCCCTTTTCTTCTTCCAATCCGGAGATATTGATTGAAGAGTTAAAGGACTGGAGCGGAACGGAAAACAATGGAGTGGCTGTTTCTTATTTTTTTCGCCAAATCGCATTATTCGTGACGGCCCAATTCAGCTTAATCCACCAGCAGGGCGGATATTTCAAGACCCCGCCTGAAAAACTTGGCTATGGCCGGATACAGAATTACGGCTTGCCGCTCATTTCTTTTCACGTCGAGTCAGCTGATTTCATTGAAATTCCCGCTGAACAAAGAAGCGAAGCTTTCCGGTATGTATTGATCGGGCAGACAGATGCGCTGCTCCGGCAATTGCGCCGCCACGCAAAGATATCGCCGATTACGTGCTGGGAAAATGTGCTCGGCTCACTTGCTTGGTATTACGCAAACCTTCAAAGACACTATCCGCGGATGGCCGCTGAAGATCTCGAATGGCTGATGGAAGACCAGAATTGGGAACCCCTCCGCAAATCCCAGTGGCGCAATTTCATCGGCACCACGCCCCTTGAACGGGCAGTCTCCGTGCCAATGCGGAAAACTTGCTGCTTGTATAAGGAATTGGCGGCGTTCGATACATGCACGTTTTGCCCACAACCCCATTAA
- a CDS encoding DUF3243 domain-containing protein, translating to MENIDKKVEEKLSNTDNKKKEQILAEFSTFIDYLGDKVQMGEKMGLSEERIAQLASKVADYLAKKEDPKNSEEYLLQRLWQVGDKEEQHMLAHMLVKLAKEQN from the coding sequence ATGGAAAACATTGATAAAAAAGTAGAAGAGAAATTGAGCAATACGGATAATAAGAAGAAAGAACAGATTTTAGCGGAATTCTCGACTTTCATCGACTATTTGGGCGATAAAGTTCAGATGGGCGAGAAAATGGGCTTAAGCGAAGAGCGCATCGCGCAGCTGGCGTCTAAAGTAGCCGATTACCTGGCGAAAAAAGAAGACCCGAAAAATAGCGAAGAGTACCTATTGCAGCGCTTATGGCAAGTAGGCGACAAAGAAGAGCAGCATATGCTCGCCCATATGCTAGTCAAGTTGGCAAAAGAACAGAACTGA
- a CDS encoding ATP-dependent helicase, producing the protein MSDFFERKKQELGVELNKIQKKAVTKTEGPLLLLACPGSGKTTTMIMRIGYLIEEKGVQPKRIKAITFSRASATDMLERYARFFPGLAPVDFRLYTAWLFKSPGILICRRLLDDRGRRLEPPQQKRLLKDIYARENDEPITDDQLEELVSFISFVKNKMVPKRKWKTLDEPFPGAIDILTVYEEFKENHEPRLVDFDDMLTIAFEALDTDRKLLSKYQKRWDYVMTDESQDTSMVQHAIVEKLVENHRNLCVVADDDQSIYTWRAAEPSYLLKFRQVYPDAYIMKMERNYRSSGTIVSTANQFIKANKLRHDKNMFTDRPEGGPIVIRRLASQEAQLKYLLKELSALEEYGNVAILYRNNSSSTLLMDELDRLGIPFYMKDADNRFFSHWIVQDILNFMRFSLRPERVDLYSKVASKTNAYWSASQLKQLGRMQPTKRHAFEEITLAITMKDYQLRIITEQRRSMDALKDMKPLKVIQAIRRDMGYDQMLKSRAEKFGMKLDYLQQILSTLEQIAEPLPTMMAFAKRLKQLEEVTRQAKTEKADDMLTLSTLHSSKGLEFDRVYLIDLVEGIVPTEEDADDPALLEEARRLFYVGMTRAKRHLELLSYDKESRFVEEVRRIALPKMKKAETFNRSATKAPKTKITVPHNPDAVSSTEELQVGAQIRHRVFGNGRITELDDEKVGIQFAKEHKEFLLEICLQYQLLELV; encoded by the coding sequence ATGAGCGATTTTTTTGAACGGAAAAAACAAGAGCTCGGAGTCGAGCTGAATAAAATACAGAAAAAAGCGGTGACCAAGACAGAAGGGCCGCTATTGCTTCTCGCATGTCCCGGTTCCGGGAAAACGACAACCATGATCATGCGGATCGGCTATTTGATCGAGGAAAAGGGCGTCCAGCCGAAGCGCATCAAAGCCATCACGTTCAGCCGGGCATCGGCAACCGATATGCTGGAACGCTATGCGCGGTTCTTTCCAGGCCTTGCGCCGGTGGACTTTCGACTATACACAGCCTGGCTTTTCAAATCACCAGGAATACTTATCTGCCGGCGATTACTTGATGATCGAGGGCGGCGACTCGAACCGCCTCAACAAAAACGCTTATTGAAGGATATTTATGCCCGTGAGAATGACGAGCCGATCACCGACGACCAATTGGAGGAATTGGTGTCGTTCATCAGTTTCGTGAAAAACAAGATGGTGCCGAAAAGAAAGTGGAAAACACTTGATGAACCATTCCCGGGTGCCATCGATATTTTGACGGTCTACGAAGAGTTCAAAGAAAACCACGAACCGCGGCTCGTCGATTTCGATGATATGCTGACGATCGCTTTTGAAGCATTGGACACAGACCGCAAACTGCTGTCGAAGTATCAGAAACGCTGGGATTACGTCATGACCGATGAAAGCCAGGACACTTCCATGGTCCAGCACGCCATCGTTGAAAAGCTGGTCGAAAACCATCGCAATCTATGTGTCGTGGCGGATGACGACCAGTCGATTTACACGTGGCGGGCGGCGGAGCCAAGCTATTTGCTCAAATTCCGCCAAGTGTACCCGGATGCCTACATCATGAAGATGGAACGCAATTACCGCTCATCCGGCACTATCGTCAGTACAGCCAATCAATTCATCAAGGCCAATAAACTGCGTCATGATAAAAACATGTTCACCGACAGGCCGGAAGGCGGACCGATCGTCATTCGCCGCCTTGCTTCCCAAGAAGCGCAGCTGAAGTATCTGTTGAAAGAACTTTCCGCTCTCGAGGAATACGGAAATGTTGCAATTCTGTACCGCAATAACTCTTCGTCAACTTTATTGATGGATGAGCTGGACCGCCTCGGCATCCCTTTCTATATGAAAGATGCGGACAACCGCTTTTTCAGCCATTGGATCGTCCAGGACATCCTAAACTTCATGCGTTTCAGTTTGCGCCCGGAGCGGGTGGATTTATACTCCAAAGTCGCTTCGAAGACGAACGCCTATTGGTCGGCGTCCCAGCTTAAGCAATTGGGGAGGATGCAGCCGACAAAGCGGCATGCTTTCGAAGAAATCACTTTGGCCATCACGATGAAGGATTACCAGCTGCGGATTATTACGGAACAGCGCAGATCGATGGACGCATTGAAGGACATGAAGCCTTTGAAAGTGATCCAGGCAATTCGCCGCGATATGGGCTACGACCAGATGCTCAAGAGCCGCGCAGAGAAATTCGGTATGAAGCTCGATTATTTGCAGCAGATCCTCAGCACGCTCGAACAAATCGCCGAACCGCTTCCCACGATGATGGCTTTTGCGAAACGCTTGAAACAGCTCGAGGAAGTGACAAGGCAGGCGAAAACCGAAAAGGCCGATGATATGCTGACATTGTCCACGCTGCACAGCTCAAAAGGCTTGGAGTTTGACCGGGTCTATTTGATCGATTTAGTCGAAGGGATTGTGCCAACAGAAGAAGACGCCGATGATCCCGCTTTGCTGGAGGAAGCCAGGCGCTTGTTCTATGTTGGCATGACAAGGGCGAAACGCCATCTGGAATTGCTCAGTTACGACAAGGAGTCGCGCTTTGTGGAAGAAGTGCGGCGCATCGCCTTGCCGAAAATGAAGAAAGCGGAAACGTTCAACCGTTCCGCAACGAAAGCGCCGAAAACGAAAATTACAGTGCCGCACAACCCGGACGCTGTCAGTTCCACAGAGGAATTGCAGGTGGGGGCGCAAATTCGCCATCGCGTCTTCGGGAATGGGCGGATTACGGAGTTGGACGACGAGAAAGTCGGCATCCAGTTTGCCAAAGAGCATAAAGAATTTCTATTGGAAATTTGCCTGCAATATCAATTGCTTGAACTGGTGTGA
- the hmpA gene encoding NO-inducible flavohemoprotein, with amino-acid sequence MLSEQTRTIVKSTAPVLAEHGKTITTVFYSNMFEAHPELLNIFNQANQKQGRQQTALANTVYAAAVHIDNLEAILPAVVQIANKHVSLGVKAEHYPIVGEYLLKAIKEVLGDAATDEIINAWAEAYGVIADVFISIENGMYEKSETQENGWSFFKDFTIARKVKESENITSFYLKPADGKNVPSYEAGQYITVRLAIPGEEFLFNRQYSLSQASRPDEFRISVKREADNDPNGMVSVYLHENMNEGDTIEVSAPAGEFVLDTKRETPVAFVSGGVGITPMMSMFETVATQTPERPVSFLHAARNETLHAFDKDVQKYVATMDNAKYKTLYSDEPQGYITREILEDMVDASGEVYVCGPVPFMEKMISELRALGMSDEQIHYEFFGPAVALQSV; translated from the coding sequence ATGTTATCCGAACAAACAAGAACCATTGTCAAATCCACTGCCCCTGTATTAGCTGAACACGGAAAAACCATCACCACCGTTTTTTACAGCAATATGTTCGAAGCGCATCCGGAACTTTTAAATATTTTTAACCAAGCCAACCAAAAACAAGGCCGCCAGCAAACGGCGCTTGCCAATACTGTGTATGCAGCTGCGGTGCATATCGATAATCTCGAAGCGATCCTTCCAGCAGTTGTCCAGATCGCCAATAAACACGTCAGCCTTGGCGTTAAAGCTGAACATTACCCAATCGTCGGGGAATACTTGCTGAAAGCGATCAAAGAAGTACTTGGCGATGCGGCGACAGATGAGATCATCAATGCCTGGGCAGAAGCATACGGCGTCATTGCCGATGTCTTCATCAGCATCGAAAACGGCATGTACGAAAAATCCGAAACCCAGGAAAACGGCTGGAGCTTCTTCAAAGACTTCACCATTGCACGCAAAGTGAAAGAAAGCGAAAACATCACTTCGTTCTATCTAAAACCGGCTGATGGCAAGAATGTGCCGAGCTATGAAGCTGGCCAATACATCACGGTTCGCCTTGCGATCCCTGGAGAAGAATTCCTTTTCAACCGCCAATACAGCTTGTCACAAGCATCACGTCCGGATGAGTTCCGCATTTCCGTCAAACGCGAAGCCGATAACGACCCGAACGGAATGGTTTCCGTCTACTTGCACGAAAACATGAACGAAGGCGACACCATCGAAGTGAGTGCGCCTGCCGGCGAATTCGTGCTCGATACAAAACGCGAAACGCCAGTGGCATTCGTCAGCGGCGGCGTAGGTATCACGCCGATGATGAGCATGTTCGAAACCGTTGCAACGCAAACACCGGAACGCCCGGTTTCATTCCTTCATGCAGCACGTAATGAAACTTTGCATGCATTCGACAAAGACGTCCAAAAATACGTCGCCACAATGGACAATGCAAAATACAAAACTTTGTATTCCGATGAACCGCAAGGCTATATCACTCGTGAAATCCTGGAAGATATGGTCGATGCAAGCGGCGAAGTATACGTTTGCGGACCGGTTCCATTCATGGAGAAAATGATCAGCGAATTGCGTGCACTCGGCATGTCCGATGAACAGATCCACTATGAATTCTTCGGCCCTGCTGTAGCCCTGCAATCCGTCTAA
- a CDS encoding VLRF1 family aeRF1-type release factor, with protein sequence MTLYDEIQELKQFECEDRCVLSVYLNTNPADREAQNGAWKIQLKNGLKRLDEYLTASKDEKELKAYKELRKKVEKEILDNQGDLQKGVVIFASTQDDLFWVKHLQISVKTDFQWENKPALDQLRYIYKAYPYAGVILPSFKGIRVLDTSVGIVNEEVYYEFDAGLEVWTEQKGVRSSGRIQGRSGAGSTGGGAAGGNSPVIGGSGGGSPVDELDHRLKENLDRFYKDMGAKIEKLKKERRWEEIHVIGEAEHAQSFSKALHKKPNSCIHKNLINNSADKILHEVFEK encoded by the coding sequence ATGACATTATACGACGAAATCCAAGAGCTGAAACAATTCGAATGTGAAGACCGCTGTGTATTGAGTGTATATCTCAATACGAACCCGGCAGACCGTGAAGCACAGAACGGGGCCTGGAAGATCCAGTTGAAGAACGGCCTGAAGCGCCTCGACGAGTATTTGACCGCCTCAAAAGATGAAAAGGAATTGAAAGCCTACAAAGAATTACGTAAAAAAGTGGAAAAGGAAATATTGGACAATCAAGGCGACCTCCAGAAGGGTGTCGTTATTTTTGCATCCACTCAAGACGACCTGTTTTGGGTGAAGCATTTGCAGATTTCCGTCAAAACCGATTTCCAATGGGAAAACAAACCGGCACTCGACCAATTGCGCTATATCTACAAAGCATATCCATATGCAGGCGTGATCCTGCCGAGCTTCAAAGGCATCCGCGTGCTTGATACATCTGTCGGCATCGTCAATGAAGAAGTCTATTACGAATTCGACGCAGGCCTTGAAGTATGGACTGAGCAAAAAGGCGTCAGAAGCTCGGGGCGCATCCAAGGCCGCAGCGGCGCTGGTTCGACTGGCGGCGGCGCTGCTGGCGGAAACAGCCCGGTCATCGGGGGAAGCGGCGGGGGAAGCCCTGTCGATGAACTCGACCACCGTTTAAAAGAAAACTTGGACCGTTTCTATAAAGACATGGGCGCGAAAATCGAGAAGTTGAAAAAAGAGCGGCGCTGGGAAGAAATCCACGTCATCGGGGAAGCTGAGCACGCCCAGTCATTTTCGAAAGCGCTCCACAAAAAGCCCAACAGCTGCATCCATAAAAACCTGATCAATAATAGTGCAGACAAGATTCTGCATGAAGTTTTCGAGAAATAA